A stretch of Rhodoferax potami DNA encodes these proteins:
- a CDS encoding alpha/beta hydrolase, with amino-acid sequence MNLPRSGFRTYLLPLLCAALWASATPSHADNVLDRIKQRIMERRDNGDRRGAEESLEAPDGGTPSEARFRVLRDVPYGSDALQKMDVYLPDTQAGGPAPVIFMVHGGAWRTGDKRNGNVVDNKAHRWLAKGLVFVSINNRLLPEADPLDQVRDVAQALSVAQNQARSWGADPKQFVLMGHSAGAHLVALLSASSVYGPQAGAQGWLGSVLLDSAALDVAGIMKARHYKLYDPAFGTDPDFWRAVSPLHQLQGAAKPMLAVCSTRRGDSCAQAQAFSQQALVMGVKVQVSGQDLSHGEINKNLGLAGNYTDTVEGFLATLSPALSSRLR; translated from the coding sequence ATGAATCTTCCGCGCTCCGGCTTCCGCACATACTTACTCCCCTTGCTGTGTGCGGCCCTCTGGGCCAGCGCCACGCCAAGCCATGCGGACAATGTGCTGGATCGGATCAAACAGCGCATCATGGAGCGGCGGGACAACGGAGACCGGCGCGGCGCCGAAGAGTCACTCGAGGCCCCGGACGGCGGCACTCCCAGCGAAGCGCGGTTCAGGGTCTTGCGCGACGTGCCTTATGGCAGCGACGCCCTGCAAAAAATGGATGTCTATCTGCCCGACACCCAGGCGGGGGGCCCGGCACCGGTGATTTTCATGGTGCACGGGGGGGCCTGGCGCACCGGCGACAAGCGCAATGGCAATGTGGTGGACAACAAAGCCCATCGCTGGCTTGCCAAGGGTTTGGTATTCGTCTCGATCAACAACCGCCTGCTGCCCGAGGCCGATCCTCTCGACCAGGTGCGCGATGTCGCGCAAGCCTTGTCAGTGGCGCAAAACCAGGCGCGTAGCTGGGGTGCAGACCCCAAGCAATTTGTGCTCATGGGTCATTCGGCCGGGGCCCATCTGGTGGCTTTGCTGTCGGCGTCGTCTGTGTATGGGCCTCAAGCAGGTGCCCAAGGCTGGCTCGGTTCGGTGCTGCTCGACAGTGCGGCGCTCGATGTGGCCGGCATCATGAAAGCGCGGCACTACAAGCTGTATGACCCGGCGTTTGGCACCGATCCAGATTTCTGGCGTGCGGTATCGCCACTGCACCAGCTGCAGGGCGCTGCCAAACCGATGCTGGCGGTGTGCTCCACCCGCAGGGGCGACTCTTGTGCCCAGGCCCAGGCATTCAGCCAACAGGCCCTCGTCATGGGGGTAAAGGTGCAGGTCTCCGGCCAGGACCTCAGCCATGGCGAGATCAACAAGAACCTCGGGCTGGCCGGCAACTACACCGACACGGTAGAGGGTTTTCTGGCCACGCTGAGCCCGGCGCTCTCCAGCCGATTGCGCTAG
- a CDS encoding HDOD domain-containing protein: MILSALLEQQFHLPSIPKVVALLLSELGQPEADLHKINRLISTDPALTSRLLQLANSSFFQQSGKISTVSEALALLDLSHVRMMAQAAAEVASPKAVPGIQLPQFWDYSLNVAKVSRSLATLVRLNAQAAFTTGLIHAVGELAMHLAMPDVCAMLDNEIAPLAMNRAFVERTVLGYCYASVGAGYARMWQFPKPMVDAIEHQYAPFDNNVYEPLAGVIHLAAWRARAKEAGLSEKGLAVTYPDAVGIALGLNIDMVLQQDPFDWAAHT; this comes from the coding sequence ATGATTCTCAGTGCCTTGCTGGAACAGCAGTTTCACCTGCCCAGCATTCCGAAAGTGGTGGCGCTGCTGCTGAGCGAGCTGGGCCAACCCGAGGCGGACCTGCACAAAATCAACCGCCTGATCAGCACTGACCCTGCGCTGACCAGCCGGCTGCTCCAGCTGGCCAATTCGAGCTTTTTTCAGCAGTCGGGCAAGATCAGCACGGTCTCTGAGGCCCTTGCGCTGCTGGATTTGAGCCACGTCCGGATGATGGCGCAAGCCGCCGCCGAGGTGGCGTCGCCCAAAGCGGTGCCAGGCATCCAGCTGCCGCAGTTCTGGGACTACAGCCTCAACGTAGCCAAGGTGTCGCGCTCGCTGGCCACCTTGGTCCGGCTCAACGCCCAGGCGGCGTTTACCACCGGGCTGATCCATGCGGTGGGCGAGCTCGCCATGCACCTGGCGATGCCCGATGTGTGCGCCATGCTGGACAACGAAATCGCCCCCTTGGCCATGAACCGCGCCTTTGTAGAGCGCACTGTGCTGGGCTACTGCTATGCCAGCGTGGGCGCCGGCTATGCGCGGATGTGGCAGTTTCCCAAACCGATGGTGGATGCCATTGAGCACCAATACGCCCCGTTTGACAACAATGTTTACGAGCCTCTGGCCGGCGTGATTCACCTCGCCGCCTGGCGGGCACGCGCCAAGGAGGCGGGCTTGAGCGAAAAAGGGCTGGCCGTGACCTACCCGGATGCCGTCGGCATTGCGCTGGGCCTGAACATCGACATGGTGCTGCAACAAGACCCGTTTGACTGGGCAGCCCACACCTGA
- a CDS encoding Tex family protein translates to MQKIIAQIAQEIRVRPQQVEAAVALLDGGATVPFIARYRKEVTDGLDDIQLRELEARLSYLRELRDRKEAVVKSIDEQGKLTPALLAAIDAAATKQEVEDIYLPFKPKRRTKGMIAREAGIEPLADKLYANPQLVPMDEAQAFVLKEKTEAGDDFTTVLAVLDGVRDILSERWAEDPVLVQDLREWLWQEGLFRSKLMDGKDENNVDVSKFRDYFDYDEPIGRVPSHRALAVFRGRSLDILDAKLVLPEPVSTSNVAVAPAASAQAATNSVAKRPAAVVSLAEGRLALKLGWRHQGRPGDDLIRKCVAWTWKVKLNLSTERDLFARLREDAEKVAIKVFADNLRDLLLAAPAGPRVVMGLDPGIRTGVKVAVVDATGKLVETATVFPHEPRKDWEGSLHTLGKLCAKHSVNLIAIGNGTASRETDKLAADLIKLLAKMADQAGAPEIKVDKVVVSEAGASVYSASEYASQEMPDVDVSLRGAASIARRLQDPLAELVKIDPKSIGVGQYQHDVNQSELAKTLDAVVEDCVNSVGVDLNTASVPLLSRVSGLSGTVAKAVVRWRESNGAFGSRQDLMKVTGLGAKTFEQSAGFLRIRGGSNPLDMTGVHPETYPVVEQIMSKTGKPVAEIMGRADMLKTLKPELFANEQFGVITVKDIFTELEKPGRDPRPDFKVARFNDGVEDIADLKEGMILEGTVSNVAQFGAFIDLGVHQDGLVHVSQLAHKFVNDAREVVKTGDIVKVQVVEVDVARKRIGLTMKIGAAPAGAKGAGGQRAGDNRYQGPARGERQVGRYQDSAPAAGNAMAAAFAKLKR, encoded by the coding sequence ATGCAGAAAATCATCGCGCAAATTGCGCAAGAAATCCGGGTACGCCCCCAGCAGGTCGAGGCCGCCGTGGCCTTGTTGGATGGCGGCGCCACCGTGCCCTTCATCGCCCGCTACCGCAAAGAAGTGACGGACGGGCTGGACGATATTCAGCTACGCGAGCTGGAAGCCCGCCTGAGCTACCTGCGCGAACTGCGCGACCGCAAAGAAGCGGTGGTCAAAAGCATTGACGAACAAGGCAAGCTCACGCCCGCCCTGTTGGCTGCCATTGACGCGGCTGCGACCAAGCAGGAAGTAGAGGACATTTATCTGCCCTTTAAGCCGAAGCGCCGCACCAAGGGCATGATTGCCCGCGAAGCCGGCATTGAGCCGCTGGCGGACAAGCTGTATGCCAACCCGCAGTTGGTGCCCATGGACGAGGCACAGGCCTTTGTACTCAAGGAAAAGACCGAGGCCGGCGACGACTTCACCACCGTGCTGGCGGTGCTGGACGGCGTGCGCGACATCTTGAGCGAGCGCTGGGCCGAAGACCCGGTGCTGGTGCAAGACCTGCGCGAGTGGCTCTGGCAAGAGGGCCTGTTCCGCTCCAAACTGATGGACGGCAAGGACGAAAACAACGTCGACGTGTCCAAGTTCCGCGATTACTTTGACTACGACGAGCCCATCGGCCGCGTGCCCAGCCACCGTGCGCTGGCGGTGTTCCGGGGCCGCTCACTGGATATTCTGGATGCCAAGCTGGTGTTGCCCGAGCCGGTTTCTACATCAAATGTGGCTGTAGCGCCCGCGGCATCTGCGCAAGCAGCTACTAATTCTGTAGCAAAGCGGCCTGCAGCGGTGGTGTCATTGGCAGAAGGGCGCCTGGCGCTCAAGCTGGGTTGGAGGCATCAGGGCCGCCCCGGTGACGATTTGATCCGCAAGTGCGTGGCCTGGACTTGGAAAGTCAAGCTCAACCTGTCCACCGAACGCGACCTGTTTGCCCGCCTGCGGGAAGACGCCGAAAAGGTGGCCATCAAGGTGTTTGCTGACAACCTGCGCGACCTGTTGCTGGCAGCCCCCGCCGGCCCGCGCGTGGTGATGGGCCTGGACCCTGGCATCCGGACCGGTGTGAAAGTGGCGGTGGTCGATGCCACGGGCAAGCTGGTGGAAACCGCCACCGTATTCCCCCACGAGCCCCGCAAGGACTGGGAAGGCTCGCTACACACCCTGGGCAAGCTGTGCGCCAAACACAGCGTGAACCTGATTGCCATCGGCAACGGTACCGCCAGCCGCGAGACGGACAAGCTGGCCGCGGACCTGATCAAGCTTTTGGCCAAGATGGCTGACCAAGCCGGCGCGCCTGAGATCAAGGTCGACAAGGTCGTAGTGAGCGAGGCAGGCGCTTCGGTGTACTCCGCCAGCGAATATGCATCGCAAGAGATGCCTGACGTGGACGTGAGCCTGCGCGGCGCAGCCTCGATTGCCCGCCGCCTGCAAGACCCGCTGGCTGAACTGGTGAAGATCGACCCCAAGAGCATCGGGGTGGGGCAGTACCAGCACGACGTGAACCAAAGCGAACTCGCCAAAACACTGGACGCGGTGGTGGAAGACTGCGTGAACTCGGTGGGCGTGGACCTGAATACGGCCTCTGTGCCGTTGCTGTCCCGTGTATCCGGCCTTTCAGGCACCGTGGCCAAGGCCGTGGTGCGCTGGCGTGAGTCCAACGGCGCCTTCGGTAGCCGCCAAGACTTGATGAAGGTGACCGGTTTGGGTGCCAAAACCTTTGAGCAAAGCGCAGGCTTTTTGCGCATCCGCGGTGGCAGCAACCCGCTGGACATGACTGGCGTGCACCCCGAAACCTACCCGGTGGTGGAGCAAATCATGTCTAAAACCGGCAAGCCGGTGGCCGAGATCATGGGCCGGGCCGACATGCTCAAGACGCTCAAGCCTGAGCTGTTCGCCAACGAGCAATTCGGCGTGATCACTGTCAAAGACATCTTCACCGAGCTGGAAAAGCCCGGCCGCGACCCGCGCCCGGACTTCAAGGTGGCGCGCTTCAACGACGGCGTGGAAGACATTGCCGACCTGAAGGAAGGCATGATTCTGGAAGGCACCGTGAGCAACGTGGCCCAGTTCGGCGCCTTCATCGACCTGGGCGTGCACCAGGATGGTCTGGTGCATGTAAGCCAGCTGGCGCACAAGTTTGTGAACGATGCACGCGAGGTCGTCAAAACCGGCGACATCGTCAAAGTGCAGGTGGTGGAAGTGGATGTGGCCCGCAAGCGCATCGGCCTTACTATGAAAATAGGAGCTGCTCCCGCAGGTGCCAAGGGCGCTGGAGGCCAAAGAGCCGGTGATAACCGCTACCAGGGCCCCGCCCGTGGCGAGCGCCAGGTGGGTCGCTACCAAGACAGCGCCCCGGCTGCCGGCAACGCCATGGCAGCGGCATTCGCCAAGCTCAAGCGCTAA
- a CDS encoding phospholipase produces the protein MKALHIYAGPTARASLAAHGLQPEHIRTIPGAAGGPKGLILGPMDRFLFGDWLQRSNQPVDLVGASIGAWRMATACLNDPVSAFQRLEHDYIHQHYELAPGQKRVSADQVSETFGRNLLAFYGGRVPEVLSHPRYRLHIVTSRGRHMLGTEHGLRTPLGYLGAFLTNTVKRKAMGAWLERVVFSSGRAGEGPAPLPFATQDYRTRRVLLSETNFNPALQASCSIPFVLRAIQDIPGAPKGAYWDGGITDYHLHLNYPGAELATYSGANPAMNTGATGTFDPKGLVLYPHFQQSVVPGWLDKGLKWRHRSTPFLDTMVLLAPNPDWVKTLPNSKLPDRTDFTHYGNDLDARVKAWNAATGASQQMVDEFIAWLDKPDMNQVHPL, from the coding sequence ATGAAAGCACTTCACATCTATGCGGGCCCGACGGCCCGCGCGTCATTGGCCGCGCACGGCTTGCAACCAGAACACATCCGCACCATTCCCGGCGCTGCCGGCGGGCCCAAAGGGCTGATCCTTGGCCCGATGGACCGCTTTTTGTTTGGGGATTGGCTACAGCGATCCAACCAGCCGGTGGATCTGGTGGGCGCCTCCATCGGAGCGTGGCGCATGGCGACTGCCTGCCTGAATGACCCGGTGTCTGCCTTTCAGCGCTTGGAGCACGACTACATCCACCAGCATTACGAGCTTGCGCCCGGACAAAAGCGGGTCAGCGCAGACCAGGTGAGCGAAACCTTCGGGCGCAACCTGCTCGCTTTTTATGGAGGCCGCGTCCCCGAGGTGCTGAGCCACCCAAGGTACCGGCTGCACATCGTGACCTCCCGCGGCAGGCACATGCTGGGCACCGAGCATGGCCTGCGCACCCCGCTGGGTTATTTGGGCGCCTTTTTAACGAACACCGTGAAACGCAAGGCCATGGGTGCCTGGCTGGAGCGGGTGGTGTTTTCAAGCGGCAGGGCAGGCGAGGGCCCGGCGCCCCTGCCATTTGCGACCCAGGACTACCGCACACGGCGCGTGCTCTTGAGCGAGACCAACTTCAACCCTGCGCTGCAGGCCAGCTGCTCGATTCCGTTTGTTTTGCGGGCCATCCAAGATATCCCCGGCGCACCCAAAGGCGCGTATTGGGATGGTGGCATCACTGATTACCACCTGCACCTCAACTACCCAGGGGCGGAGCTTGCTACATATTCAGGAGCTAATCCCGCAATGAATACGGGGGCTACCGGTACTTTTGACCCTAAAGGCTTGGTGCTGTACCCGCATTTCCAGCAAAGTGTGGTGCCGGGTTGGTTGGACAAAGGGCTGAAATGGCGCCACCGCAGCACGCCGTTTCTGGACACCATGGTCTTGCTGGCTCCCAACCCGGATTGGGTGAAAACTTTACCGAACAGCAAACTTCCGGACCGCACAGACTTTACGCACTACGGCAATGATCTGGATGCGCGCGTCAAGGCATGGAATGCCGCGACGGGCGCAAGCCAGCAGATGGTGGACGAGTTCATCGCCTGGCTGGACAAGCCAGACATGAACCAGGTACACCCGCTATGA
- a CDS encoding substrate-binding periplasmic protein: MPRVLSFLLGASLFAAFCGAAWAQPLTVGMGLNKPPYVMDGGQAGLEVEIARQAFQAVGLNMQAQQFPPSRALMVYRAGQLDVLLTVDEGIGGDGFFSEVYISNQNVAITLASNRFPIKQIEDLAGYSVAAFQNASFLLGERFKRVAGSHTRYTEYPQQITQNNLLFAGRVDVVVGDKRILHHLLRDLDPKLDRSKPLSIHPIFPLNPRKAVFKDAAVRDQFNAGLKIIQSNGVCDAILKKYAHLQ; this comes from the coding sequence ATGCCGCGTGTTCTCTCTTTCCTGCTAGGTGCCAGCCTGTTTGCCGCCTTTTGTGGCGCGGCATGGGCGCAGCCGCTCACGGTGGGAATGGGCCTGAACAAGCCGCCTTATGTGATGGACGGTGGGCAGGCCGGCCTCGAGGTGGAGATCGCCCGCCAGGCATTTCAGGCCGTGGGGCTCAACATGCAGGCGCAGCAGTTTCCGCCGTCCAGAGCGCTCATGGTCTACCGCGCTGGCCAGCTCGACGTGCTTTTGACAGTGGATGAAGGCATTGGCGGCGACGGCTTCTTTTCAGAGGTTTACATCTCCAATCAAAACGTGGCTATCACTTTGGCCTCCAATCGGTTCCCGATCAAACAAATAGAAGACCTGGCCGGTTATTCGGTGGCAGCTTTTCAAAATGCCAGTTTTTTGTTGGGCGAGCGGTTCAAGCGGGTCGCGGGCAGCCACACCCGGTACACCGAGTACCCCCAACAAATCACCCAAAACAACTTGTTGTTCGCCGGGCGGGTGGATGTAGTGGTGGGTGACAAGCGCATCCTGCACCACCTTCTGCGCGACCTGGACCCCAAGCTCGACCGCAGCAAGCCGCTCTCGATTCACCCCATTTTCCCGCTCAACCCGCGCAAAGCCGTGTTCAAAGATGCTGCAGTGCGCGACCAGTTCAATGCCGGCTTGAAGATCATCCAGAGCAACGGCGTGTGCGACGCGATCCTCAAAAAATACGCCCATTTGCAGTAG
- a CDS encoding methyl-accepting chemotaxis protein: MNFHQQSVGKKLFIAFSILVTILVGVSLIAIQSLSQAQQDFDGFVSDEFSRGSLARDIRAAASARAISARNLIILNGPEDIKAESLAVQVAHDRVQERLALLKSTVAKAQGVGADERALLDKIDKLEQQYGPVALAIVAKAVSGQKEAAILQMNEQCQPLLKQLISSTSEYSKLIAAAGGNEIKRSGEKFRTNRLMLVAGSIASVVIAILLATLIHRSLMRSLGADPAQLSAAARRVASGNLGPVDGSANAPHNSVLASLGEMQIALAGIVSGVRSSATSIEAGSREIASGNNDLSQRTEQQAHSIQQSAASMEEMTVNVQQSSETALQATRLATSARAAAEHGGTVVSQVVSTMEDISSSSRRIGDIISVIDGIAFQTNILALNAAVEAARAGEQGRGFAVVATEVRTLAQRSAQAAKEIKTLIEASVQRVEAGTTLVHSAGTAMTGIVVEVNRVADLIATISSATREQSTGISQIGSAVSQIDQTTQQNAALVEEMAAAAATLNEQANALVESVAVFQVGEGAATGWGQARPLALR, encoded by the coding sequence ATGAATTTTCATCAACAGTCGGTTGGAAAAAAGCTGTTCATTGCCTTTTCTATTCTGGTCACCATCCTCGTGGGGGTGTCGCTGATTGCCATTCAGAGCCTGAGCCAGGCGCAGCAAGACTTTGATGGCTTTGTCAGTGATGAATTCAGCCGTGGCAGCCTGGCCCGTGATATCCGGGCCGCCGCGAGCGCCCGGGCCATCTCGGCACGCAACCTCATTATTTTGAATGGCCCGGAAGACATCAAGGCAGAGTCCCTCGCGGTGCAAGTCGCCCACGACCGGGTGCAAGAGCGCCTGGCACTGCTCAAGAGCACGGTGGCCAAGGCGCAAGGCGTGGGTGCTGACGAGCGCGCCCTGCTCGACAAAATCGACAAACTCGAGCAGCAATACGGGCCGGTGGCCCTTGCCATCGTGGCGAAGGCGGTCTCGGGCCAAAAAGAAGCGGCCATTCTGCAGATGAATGAGCAATGCCAGCCCTTGCTCAAACAGCTGATCAGCTCCACCAGCGAGTATTCCAAGCTGATCGCAGCGGCCGGCGGCAACGAGATCAAACGCTCGGGCGAAAAATTCCGCACCAACCGGTTGATGTTGGTGGCGGGCTCCATTGCCTCCGTGGTGATTGCGATTCTCTTGGCCACACTGATTCACCGTAGCTTGATGCGCTCGCTGGGCGCAGATCCGGCCCAACTCAGTGCTGCAGCGCGGCGTGTGGCCTCGGGCAATTTGGGCCCCGTGGATGGCAGTGCCAACGCGCCCCACAACAGCGTGCTCGCCTCTCTGGGCGAGATGCAAATCGCGCTAGCCGGCATTGTGTCGGGCGTGCGCAGCTCGGCCACCTCGATCGAAGCAGGATCGCGGGAGATTGCCAGCGGGAACAACGACCTTTCGCAGCGCACCGAGCAACAGGCCCACAGCATCCAGCAAAGCGCCGCCTCGATGGAGGAGATGACGGTCAATGTGCAGCAAAGCTCAGAAACCGCCCTACAAGCCACCCGCTTGGCGACCAGCGCACGTGCTGCGGCAGAGCATGGCGGCACAGTGGTCTCGCAAGTGGTGAGCACCATGGAAGACATTTCCAGCAGCTCACGCCGCATCGGAGACATCATCAGCGTGATTGACGGCATTGCGTTTCAGACCAACATTCTGGCGCTCAATGCCGCCGTGGAAGCAGCCCGTGCCGGCGAGCAAGGGCGCGGCTTTGCAGTGGTGGCGACCGAGGTGCGCACCCTGGCCCAGCGCAGCGCGCAGGCCGCCAAAGAAATCAAAACCTTGATCGAAGCCAGTGTTCAACGGGTCGAGGCTGGAACCACCTTGGTGCACTCCGCCGGCACCGCCATGACGGGCATCGTCGTCGAGGTCAATCGGGTCGCGGATCTGATTGCCACCATCAGCAGCGCGACCCGCGAGCAGAGCACCGGCATCAGCCAGATCGGCAGCGCGGTGTCGCAAATTGACCAGACCACCCAGCAAAACGCCGCGCTGGTCGAAGAAATGGCCGCAGCTGCTGCCACGCTCAACGAGCAGGCCAATGCGCTGGTGGAGTCGGTGGCCGTGTTTCAGGTCGGCGAAGGGGCAGCCACGGGCTGGGGTCAAGCCCGGCCGCTGGCCCTGCGTTGA
- a CDS encoding methyltransferase: protein MQPITPSVGTLPARAPTQYLHWTEESQACSAVWRSERGAAPPAKVVLADDTWTADAAYQMACGGTALLWRGDFHNARQLLQALQRRIDTPPKRKSRGVKGPGAAPTDGPMDPQVFHLHRQAQAQRARILAMVLVPLDGNYDITLRRAPDSRLACTEAWGPVVEPAQASVASLRDVLAMRSASEWRKNGVEIAALGPAPGNRIHPHYGVFSPVRGEYIDLVAAQPLPAQDAAGVQESVPYRAFDIGTGSGVLSAVLVRRQVAQVVATDQDGRAMACAGDNFARLGVAASIELQQTDMFPEGRANLVMCNPPWLPARPSAPVEYAVYDENSRMLLAFLAGLPGHLLPGGEGWLILSDLAERLGLRSPTMLTDAIAAAGLVVLGRSDAKPVHAKSQAPVDALHPARSREVTSLWRLGVAPVVH from the coding sequence ATGCAGCCGATTACCCCCAGCGTCGGCACCCTGCCCGCCCGCGCCCCCACCCAGTATCTCCATTGGACCGAAGAGAGCCAAGCCTGCTCCGCCGTCTGGCGCTCTGAGCGCGGTGCGGCGCCGCCTGCGAAAGTGGTGCTGGCGGACGACACTTGGACTGCTGACGCGGCCTACCAGATGGCCTGTGGCGGTACAGCCCTGCTGTGGCGGGGCGACTTCCACAACGCGCGGCAACTGCTACAGGCCCTGCAACGCCGCATTGACACCCCGCCCAAACGCAAAAGCCGGGGGGTAAAAGGCCCGGGTGCAGCACCTACAGACGGCCCGATGGATCCCCAGGTTTTTCATTTGCACCGCCAAGCCCAAGCGCAGCGGGCCCGGATCCTGGCCATGGTGCTCGTGCCATTAGATGGCAATTACGACATCACGCTGCGCCGCGCGCCCGACTCGCGCCTTGCCTGCACAGAAGCTTGGGGACCGGTGGTCGAGCCGGCGCAAGCCAGCGTGGCCTCGCTGCGGGATGTTCTGGCGATGCGCAGTGCCAGCGAATGGCGCAAAAATGGCGTGGAGATTGCCGCTCTGGGCCCCGCACCCGGCAACAGAATCCACCCGCACTACGGCGTTTTTTCGCCGGTCCGCGGGGAGTACATCGACTTAGTGGCCGCGCAGCCCTTGCCTGCGCAAGACGCAGCAGGAGTGCAGGAGAGCGTCCCCTACCGGGCTTTTGACATCGGTACCGGCTCCGGCGTGCTGTCGGCGGTGCTGGTTCGCCGCCAGGTGGCCCAAGTGGTGGCTACCGATCAAGACGGTCGAGCCATGGCCTGCGCCGGCGACAACTTCGCCCGACTGGGGGTGGCTGCTTCGATTGAATTGCAGCAAACCGATATGTTTCCGGAGGGGCGCGCCAACCTGGTGATGTGCAACCCCCCGTGGCTTCCTGCCAGGCCGAGTGCACCGGTGGAATATGCGGTCTACGACGAAAACAGCCGGATGCTGCTGGCATTCTTGGCAGGCTTGCCGGGCCACCTGTTGCCCGGTGGCGAGGGGTGGCTGATTCTGTCGGATCTGGCCGAGCGCTTGGGGCTACGCAGTCCCACCATGTTGACGGACGCTATAGCGGCTGCTGGCTTGGTGGTACTCGGCCGCAGCGACGCCAAACCGGTCCACGCCAAAAGCCAGGCGCCAGTGGATGCGCTTCACCCGGCACGCAGCCGGGAAGTTACCAGCCTGTGGCGCTTGGGCGTAGCCCCGGTAGTGCATTGA